A window of the Candidatus Izemoplasmatales bacterium genome harbors these coding sequences:
- a CDS encoding sugar ABC transporter permease: METKNNWKAWLYLAPMLILMAVFTFYPLINAFIISFYKGYRPIQGTIEGYTLFGNYLVVLNHPQFWSAMKNTFVIAFVSVPISIVISLLIAVALKSIPKLTKFFQTVFFLPYVTNAIAVGMTFSVMFHKDYGLINLVLGWFGMSPIDWIGGRSSWWTQMTALLVFTIWESLAFKILVFTSGMQNIDKQYYDAAKIDSASKWTVFRRITVPLLSPIILYISITSMIGALKAYNSVIGLFGTKLGNPSYSMITIVAYVYKFRAELSSSGYYSYAAASAIILFFITVVFSLIQGVVSKKRVHY, translated from the coding sequence ATGGAAACGAAAAACAACTGGAAGGCATGGCTGTATCTGGCGCCGATGCTGATCCTGATGGCGGTGTTCACGTTCTATCCCCTCATCAACGCCTTCATCATCTCGTTCTACAAGGGGTACCGCCCGATCCAGGGGACGATCGAGGGATACACCCTCTTCGGTAACTATCTCGTCGTTCTCAACCATCCGCAGTTCTGGTCCGCGATGAAGAACACATTCGTGATCGCCTTCGTTTCCGTTCCGATCTCGATCGTCATCTCGCTTTTGATCGCCGTCGCCCTGAAGTCGATCCCGAAGCTCACGAAATTCTTCCAGACCGTCTTCTTCCTTCCGTACGTCACGAACGCGATCGCCGTCGGCATGACCTTCTCCGTCATGTTCCACAAAGACTACGGTCTCATCAACCTTGTGCTCGGCTGGTTCGGCATGTCTCCGATCGACTGGATCGGCGGACGCTCCAGCTGGTGGACCCAGATGACCGCCCTGCTCGTCTTCACGATCTGGGAGAGCCTTGCATTCAAGATCCTCGTCTTCACGAGCGGCATGCAGAACATCGACAAGCAGTATTACGACGCGGCCAAGATCGACTCGGCCTCGAAATGGACCGTGTTCCGCCGGATTACCGTCCCGCTGCTCTCGCCGATCATCCTCTACATCTCGATCACCTCGATGATCGGCGCCCTCAAGGCCTATAATTCGGTCATCGGTCTCTTCGGAACCAAACTGGGCAACCCGTCGTATTCGATGATCACGATCGTCGCCTACGTCTACAAATTCAGAGCGGAGTTGTCTTCATCGGGGTATTACAGCTATGCCGC